The proteins below come from a single Burkholderia humptydooensis genomic window:
- the thiE gene encoding thiamine phosphate synthase: protein MSAALPDAFWPPADELTEAAERIRATLGVWPRPDARTRICLAPPEHPRAGDLWVATAGEAGAHAAHLARLTAAGAQAIVIDDVSATLHTGAARHALASRAPLADDWIAALAAFLDCGFAAPDALVLALAWRDGDEARGDDPWPVEPARFPRVLGVPAAPEPAFAPCPQRLGLYPVLPSAEWVERVLDCGVRTAQLRVKDASPDALRAEVARAVAAGRRHPDARVFINDHWRLALDAGAYGIHLGQEDLETADLCAIAQAGVRLGLSSHGYYEMLVALQLKPSYLALGPVFATATKAVAAPPQGLARLARYARFAGPQAPLVAIGGIAVDTLGAVLAAGVGSAAVVSAITGADDYRAEIIAMQQNFA from the coding sequence ATGAGCGCCGCGCTGCCCGACGCGTTCTGGCCTCCCGCCGACGAGCTCACCGAAGCCGCCGAGCGGATTCGCGCGACGCTCGGCGTGTGGCCGCGGCCCGATGCGCGCACGCGAATCTGTCTCGCGCCGCCCGAGCATCCGCGTGCGGGCGACCTGTGGGTCGCGACCGCGGGCGAGGCCGGCGCGCACGCTGCGCACCTCGCGCGGCTGACCGCGGCGGGTGCGCAGGCGATCGTCATCGACGACGTGTCGGCGACGCTCCACACGGGCGCGGCGCGCCATGCGCTCGCCTCGCGCGCGCCGCTCGCCGACGACTGGATCGCGGCGCTCGCCGCCTTTCTCGATTGCGGCTTCGCCGCGCCCGACGCGCTCGTGCTCGCGCTCGCGTGGCGCGACGGCGACGAGGCGCGCGGCGACGATCCGTGGCCCGTCGAGCCGGCGCGCTTTCCGCGCGTGCTCGGCGTGCCCGCCGCGCCCGAGCCTGCGTTTGCGCCGTGCCCGCAGCGGCTCGGCCTGTATCCGGTGCTGCCGAGCGCCGAATGGGTCGAGCGCGTGCTCGACTGCGGCGTGCGGACCGCGCAGTTGCGCGTGAAGGACGCGTCGCCCGACGCGCTGCGCGCGGAGGTCGCGCGGGCCGTCGCCGCGGGCCGCCGCCATCCGGACGCGCGCGTGTTCATCAACGATCACTGGCGGCTCGCGCTCGACGCGGGCGCGTACGGCATCCACCTCGGCCAGGAGGATCTGGAGACCGCCGACCTTTGCGCGATCGCGCAGGCGGGCGTGCGGCTCGGCCTGTCGAGCCACGGCTACTACGAAATGCTCGTCGCGCTGCAATTGAAGCCGAGCTACCTCGCGCTCGGCCCGGTGTTCGCGACCGCGACGAAAGCGGTTGCCGCACCGCCGCAGGGCCTCGCGCGGCTCGCGCGCTACGCGCGCTTCGCGGGTCCGCAGGCGCCGCTCGTCGCGATCGGCGGAATCGCCGTGGACACGCTCGGCGCGGTGCTGGCGGCGGGCGTCGGCAGCGCCGCCGTCGTCAGTGCGATCACGGGCGCGGACGATTATCGGGCGGAGATTATTGCAATGCAGCAAAATTTCGCATGA
- a CDS encoding ABC transporter ATP-binding protein — MSSSSESLLELRDVDFGYGERLVLSNLNMRFARGRVVAVMGGSGCGKTTVLRLIGGLVRARRGQVLFDGADIGAQTRDGLYALRRKMGMLFQFGALFTDMSVFDNVAFALREHTDLPEELIRDLVLMKLNAVGLRGARDLMPSEVSGGMARRIALARAIALDPQLIMYDEPFAGLDPISLGITANLIRTLNHALGATSILVTHDVPESFAIADYVYFLANGGVLAEGTPDALRASTDPSVRQFIDGAPDGPFKFHYMSQPLAADFGLGGGRR; from the coding sequence GTGAGCTCCTCCTCCGAGTCCCTGCTAGAGCTTCGCGACGTCGATTTCGGCTACGGCGAGCGTCTCGTCCTGTCGAACCTGAACATGCGCTTCGCGCGCGGCCGGGTGGTCGCGGTGATGGGCGGTTCCGGCTGCGGCAAGACCACCGTGCTGCGCCTGATCGGCGGGCTCGTGCGCGCGCGCCGCGGCCAGGTGCTGTTCGACGGCGCCGACATCGGCGCGCAGACGCGCGACGGGCTGTACGCGCTGCGCCGCAAGATGGGCATGCTGTTCCAGTTCGGCGCGCTCTTCACCGACATGTCGGTGTTCGACAACGTCGCGTTCGCGCTGCGCGAGCATACCGACCTGCCCGAAGAGCTGATCCGCGATCTCGTGCTGATGAAGCTCAACGCGGTCGGCCTGCGCGGCGCGCGCGACCTGATGCCGTCCGAGGTGTCGGGCGGGATGGCGCGGCGCATCGCGCTCGCGCGCGCGATCGCGCTCGACCCGCAGCTCATCATGTACGACGAGCCGTTCGCGGGCCTCGACCCGATTTCGCTCGGCATCACCGCAAACCTGATCCGCACGCTGAACCACGCGCTCGGCGCGACGTCGATTCTCGTCACGCACGACGTGCCGGAATCGTTCGCGATCGCGGATTACGTGTACTTCCTGGCGAACGGCGGCGTGCTGGCCGAGGGCACGCCCGACGCGCTGCGCGCGTCGACCGATCCGAGCGTGCGCCAGTTCATCGACGGCGCGCCGGACGGCCCGTTCAAATTTCACTACATGAGCCAGCCGCTCGCGGCGGACTTCGGACTTGGCGGAGGGCGCAGATGA
- the mlaE gene encoding lipid asymmetry maintenance ABC transporter permease subunit MlaE, whose product MISAIGRFVIGGLGRTGYATRMFLRVVLEFFSLLRRPRLVTKQIHFLGNYSFVIIAVSGLFVGFVLGLQGYYTLNRYGSEQALGLLVALSLVRELGPVVSALLFAGRAGTSLTAEIGLMKAGEQLTALEMMAVDPLKNVIAPRMWAGVIAMPLLAAIFSAVGVLGGYIVGVLLIGVDPGAFWSQMQGGVEVWADVGNGVLKSVVFGFAVTFIALFQGYEAKPTPEGVSHATTKTVVYASLAVLGLDFLLTALMFS is encoded by the coding sequence ATGATCAGCGCGATCGGGCGTTTCGTGATCGGCGGACTCGGGCGCACGGGCTATGCGACCCGGATGTTCTTGCGCGTCGTGCTCGAATTCTTTTCGCTGTTGCGGCGGCCACGGCTCGTCACGAAGCAGATCCACTTCCTCGGCAATTATTCGTTCGTGATCATCGCCGTGTCGGGCCTGTTCGTCGGCTTCGTGCTCGGCCTGCAGGGCTACTACACGCTGAACCGCTACGGCTCCGAGCAGGCGTTGGGCCTGCTCGTCGCGCTGTCGCTCGTGCGCGAGCTCGGCCCCGTCGTGTCGGCGCTGCTGTTCGCGGGCCGCGCGGGCACGTCGCTCACAGCCGAGATCGGACTGATGAAGGCGGGCGAGCAACTGACCGCGCTCGAGATGATGGCTGTCGATCCGCTGAAGAACGTGATCGCGCCGCGGATGTGGGCGGGCGTCATCGCGATGCCGCTGCTCGCGGCGATCTTCAGCGCGGTGGGCGTGCTCGGCGGCTACATCGTCGGCGTGCTGCTGATCGGCGTCGATCCCGGCGCGTTCTGGTCGCAGATGCAAGGCGGCGTCGAAGTGTGGGCCGACGTCGGCAACGGCGTGCTCAAGAGCGTCGTGTTCGGCTTCGCCGTCACGTTTATCGCGCTGTTTCAGGGTTACGAAGCGAAGCCGACGCCCGAGGGCGTGTCGCACGCGACGACCAAGACTGTCGTGTACGCGTCGCTTGCCGTACTCGGCCTCGATTTCCTGCTGACCGCGTTGATGTTCAGCTAA